From a single Thalassophryne amazonica chromosome 7, fThaAma1.1, whole genome shotgun sequence genomic region:
- the clec3ba gene encoding tetranectin, with protein sequence MEPKGVCLVLFIFLLVNNTVQQNPPKKRNSKKESANSAAIEELKKQIQDIVQEVNLLKEMQALQTVCLRGIKILGKCFLADPVKKNFHTASEDCNAKGGSLSTPATGDENDQLYSYVRMSIGPEEPIWLGINDIVTEGQWLDQSGSNVRFKNWETEITLQPDGGRGQNCAMLSTTANGKWFDESCRVEKASVCEFSIV encoded by the exons atggAGCCTAAGGGTGTCTGCTTGGTGCTTTTTATCTTTCTGCTGGTAAACAACACCGTCCAGCAGAATCCACCAAAGAAAAGAAACAGCAAGAAAG AGAGTGCAAACAGTGCTGCCATCGAGGAACTCAAAAAAcagattcaagacattgttcaagaGGTGAATCTGTTGAAAGAGATGCAAGCTTTACAAACAG TTTGTTTGAGAGGCATCAAGATCCTTGGCAAGTGTTTTCTTGCTGATCCAGTGAAGAAGAACTTCCATACAGCCAGTGAAGACTGCAACGCCAAAGGAGGCAGTCTGAGTACCCCGGCAACAGGAGACGAAAACGACCAGCTCTACAGCTACGTACGCATGAGCATCGGCCCCGAAGAGCCTATCTGGCTCGGCATCAACGACATCGTAACTGAAGGCCAGTGGCTGGACCAGTCAGGATCCAACGTGCGCTTCAAGAACTGGGAGACCGAGATTACCCTGCAGCCAGACGGAGGGCGCGGTCAGAACTGCGCCATGCTCTCCACCACAGCTAACGGGAAGTGGTTTGATGAGAGCTGCCGTGTTGAAAAGGCCTCCGTGTGCGAATTCAGTATCGTCTGA